A genomic segment from Thermodesulfobium sp. 4217-1 encodes:
- the tuf gene encoding elongation factor Tu: KFDRTKTHLNVGTIGHIDHGKTTLTAALTMTLAAAGKAQAKKYEDIDSAPEEKARGITINIAHVEYETEKRHYAHVDCPGHVDYIKNMITGAAQMDGAVLVVAANDGPMPQTREHILLARQVGVPSIIVFMNKTDMVDDPELLDLVEMETRDLLSSYEFPGDDIPIIRGSALKAIEALQVNKSLQRGENEWVDRIWELADALDSYIPDPQRDVDKPFVMAIEDVFTITGRGTVVTGRIERGRVKPGDEVEIVGFSMQPKKTVCTSVEMFRKILDEGIAGDNVGCLLRSVDKDEVERGQVLAKPGSIKPFTKFNAEVYVLKKEEGGRHTPFFNGYRPQFYFRTTDVTGTIKLPDGVEMIMPGDNVNMVVELMSPVAIEEGLRFAIREGGRTVGAGVVTKMIE; the protein is encoded by the coding sequence AAGTTTGATCGAACAAAGACACACCTTAATGTTGGCACCATTGGTCATATCGATCATGGTAAGACTACTTTGACTGCAGCTCTTACAATGACTCTTGCTGCTGCAGGAAAAGCACAGGCAAAGAAATATGAGGATATTGACTCTGCTCCTGAAGAAAAGGCAAGAGGTATTACTATTAACATTGCTCACGTAGAGTATGAAACAGAGAAAAGGCACTATGCACACGTAGACTGCCCGGGACACGTTGACTACATCAAGAACATGATAACTGGTGCAGCCCAGATGGACGGAGCAGTTCTAGTAGTAGCAGCAAACGATGGTCCAATGCCCCAGACAAGAGAGCACATACTTCTTGCAAGGCAGGTAGGAGTTCCTTCTATCATAGTGTTTATGAACAAAACAGATATGGTAGATGACCCAGAGCTCTTAGATCTCGTAGAGATGGAAACAAGAGATCTACTATCTTCTTATGAATTTCCTGGAGATGATATCCCTATCATAAGGGGTTCTGCTCTAAAGGCTATCGAAGCCCTTCAAGTAAACAAGTCTTTGCAAAGAGGGGAAAATGAATGGGTAGACAGAATATGGGAGCTCGCAGATGCCCTTGATTCATACATCCCAGATCCACAAAGAGATGTAGACAAACCATTCGTTATGGCAATTGAAGATGTATTTACAATTACAGGCAGAGGCACAGTAGTAACAGGCCGTATTGAAAGAGGCCGTGTTAAGCCTGGCGATGAAGTAGAAATAGTAGGCTTCTCAATGCAGCCAAAGAAGACAGTTTGTACATCTGTAGAGATGTTTAGAAAGATATTGGACGAAGGTATAGCAGGAGATAACGTAGGTTGTCTATTAAGGAGCGTCGACAAGGACGAAGTAGAAAGAGGACAGGTCCTTGCAAAGCCAGGTTCAATCAAACCATTTACTAAGTTCAATGCAGAGGTATACGTTTTGAAAAAGGAAGAAGGCGGACGTCATACTCCATTCTTCAATGGATATCGTCCACAGTTCTATTTCAGAACTACAGACGTAACAGGAACAATCAAACTTCCAGATGGCGTAGAGATGATAATGCCTGGTGACAACGTAAACATGGTAGTAGAGCTTATGTCTCCAGTAGCTATTGAAGAAGGACTTAGATTTGCAATACGTGAAGGCGGCAGAACTGTTGGTGCTGGCGTAGTCACAAAGATGATCGAATA